In the genome of Nitrospirota bacterium, one region contains:
- a CDS encoding FIST N-terminal domain-containing protein has product MLTRQETGLRFSVSLARDRDPSKAGRALGASARRELGNAGADLAFLFFSAHYAPEAEDLCRAVREELTPRTLLGCTGEGIIAGSEEVETGSAAVLWAACLPEVRIAPFRLSFPQGADGFAIRGWPDVLETGAEPPACVLLADPFSTPINEVLPALADRAPGTAAIGGLAGGGHDLGENRLVFNDEVLEGGLVGTALSGRIAVRTIVSQGCRPIGEPFVVTKAEQNVIHELGGSPALDRLQAVFESLGSDERRIAHRALHIGIVIDEHRARFERGDFLVRNLIGADRNSGSVAIGDEVQEGQTVQFHLRDADAASEDLQLLLAAERAKRGKPPLGALLFSCCGRGRALFGRPNHDATTFRERVGDLPLAGFFAQGEIGPVGGSNFLHGYTASLALFSEPE; this is encoded by the coding sequence ATGCTGACCAGGCAAGAGACAGGGCTCCGGTTCTCCGTCTCGCTCGCGCGCGACCGGGACCCGTCCAAGGCGGGACGGGCGCTGGGCGCTTCGGCCAGGCGCGAGTTGGGGAACGCCGGAGCCGACCTCGCGTTCCTGTTCTTTTCCGCCCATTACGCCCCGGAGGCCGAGGACCTGTGCCGGGCCGTTCGGGAGGAGTTGACGCCCCGGACTCTGCTCGGCTGCACGGGGGAAGGGATCATCGCCGGCTCAGAAGAGGTCGAGACCGGGTCGGCGGCCGTCCTCTGGGCCGCCTGCCTGCCGGAGGTTCGGATCGCTCCCTTCCGACTGTCCTTCCCCCAAGGAGCGGACGGGTTCGCGATCAGGGGATGGCCGGACGTGCTGGAGACGGGGGCCGAGCCGCCGGCCTGCGTCCTTCTGGCCGACCCCTTTTCCACCCCGATCAACGAAGTGCTGCCGGCCTTGGCCGACCGGGCCCCGGGAACCGCCGCAATCGGCGGACTGGCCGGGGGCGGGCACGACCTGGGCGAAAACCGGCTGGTATTCAACGACGAGGTCCTGGAAGGCGGGCTGGTGGGGACGGCCCTCTCCGGTCGCATCGCGGTCCGGACGATCGTCTCGCAGGGTTGTCGGCCGATCGGCGAGCCCTTCGTCGTCACCAAGGCCGAGCAGAACGTCATCCATGAATTGGGCGGATCTCCGGCTCTGGACCGATTGCAGGCGGTGTTCGAATCGCTGGGCAGCGATGAGCGGCGGATCGCCCACCGGGCCCTGCACATCGGCATCGTGATCGACGAGCATCGCGCGCGCTTCGAACGGGGGGACTTCCTGGTCCGGAACCTGATCGGGGCGGACCGCAACTCCGGCAGCGTGGCGATCGGCGACGAGGTGCAGGAGGGGCAGACCGTCCAGTTCCACCTCCGCGACGCCGACGCCGCGAGCGAGGACCTGCAGCTCTTGCTGGCCGCGGAGCGGGCCAAGCGCGGGAAGCCGCCGCTGGGCGCCCTGCTGTTCAGTTGCTGCGGACGGGGCCGAGCCCTCTTCGGCCGCCCGAACCATGACGCGACGACGTTCCGGGAGCGGGTGGGAGACCTGCCGCTGGCGGGATTCTTCGCACAGGGCGAGATCGGCCCGGTGGGCGGCAGCAACTTTCTGCACGGCTACACCGCGAGCCTGGCGCTGTTCTCGGAACCGGAATAG